In Tenrec ecaudatus isolate mTenEca1 chromosome 4, mTenEca1.hap1, whole genome shotgun sequence, a single window of DNA contains:
- the LOC142445837 gene encoding LOW QUALITY PROTEIN: olfactory receptor 5P4-like (The sequence of the model RefSeq protein was modified relative to this genomic sequence to represent the inferred CDS: substituted 1 base at 1 genomic stop codon), whose protein sequence is MNGXMETENHTTVTEFIILGLTDNPTLCAILFVVFLAVYIVTIVGNISIIILIRSSPQLHTPMYLFLSHLAFVDIGFSTSVTPVMLLSFLKERTTIPVIGCIVQLGSDVTFGTTECFLLATMAYDRYVAICSPLLYSTQMSPTVSFLLLGASYLGGCMNASSFTGCLMNLSFCGPNKINHFFCDLFPLLELSCGHVYIAEISPAITSGSVLVSTLCTIVVSYSYILHSILNMRSTEGRNKAFSTCTSHLTAVLCQYHRDQAQKDYKEGVNKRCTIQGAKERGSTPGQEGLQSIPMIEIEEGLLSPENEGRTEKVAPVFIKKEIDLSATLTITPGLGRVMGVFKSRSH, encoded by the exons ATGAATGGATAGATGGAGACTGAAAACCATACAACCGTGACGGAGTTCATTATTTTGGGGTTAACAGATAATCCCACACTATGTGCCATCTTATTTGTGGTATTTTTAGCAGTCTATATAGTTACCATAGTTGGCAATATCAGCATAATCATCTTAATCCGAAGCAGTCCTCAGCTTCACACTCCAATGTACCTTTTCCTCAGCCATTTGGCCTTTGTGGACATTGGGTTCTCCACATCAGTCACACCAGTCATGCTCCTGAGTTTCTTGAAAGAGAGAACTACTATTCCTGTCATTGGCTGCATAGTCCAGCTTGGCTCTGATGTCACTTTTGGTACTACAGAGTGCTTCCTTCTGGCCACTATGGCTTATGATcgttatgtggccatctgctcTCCCCTCCTCTACTCCACACAAATGTCCCCAACAGTTAGCTTCCTTCTATTGGGGGCTTCTTACCTGGGTGGATGTATGAATGCTTCATCCTTTACTGGCTGTTTAATGAACTTGTCCTTCTGTGGACCAAATAAAATCAACCATTTTTTCTGTGACCTCTTCCCACTCTTGGAGCTCTCTTGTGGTCATGTTTATATTGCTGAAATATCTCCTGCTATCACATCTGGGTCAGTTCTTGTAAGCACATTGTGTACCATAGTCGTATCCTATAGCTACATCCTCCATTCCATCCTGAATATGCGCTCTACTGAGGGGAGGAACAAAGCCTTCTCTACCTGTACTTCCCACCTCACTGCAGTCCTCTGCCAATATCat AGGGATCAGGCACAAAAGGATTATAAGGAAGGAGTGAATAAAAGGTGTACCATCCAGGGAGCAAAAGAAAGGGGTAGTACGCCGGGACAGGAAGGCTTGCAATCGATACCCATGATTGAGATTGAAGAAGGACTGCTCAGCCCTGAAAATGAGGGCAGGACAGAGAAGGTAGCCCCTGTGTTTATTAAGAAGGAAATCGACTTATCTGCTACCTTGACTATTACCCCGGGcttggggagggtgatgggggtcTTTAAGTCCAGGTCCCACTAG